A genomic segment from Etheostoma spectabile isolate EspeVRDwgs_2016 chromosome 11, UIUC_Espe_1.0, whole genome shotgun sequence encodes:
- the pnkd gene encoding LOW QUALITY PROTEIN: putative hydrolase PNKD (The sequence of the model RefSeq protein was modified relative to this genomic sequence to represent the inferred CDS: inserted 1 base in 1 codon): MALPESLITLVATASFFCFFCLCVRYRREVLWRKLLSKIMARTEKPLFRIAYTLYTRTRLGYMFYKRQMRKARENFPAGHSTAQAMEFNDVEVLKEEGVTLEAILCTHKHWDHSGGNKGLKKLHSSCRVYGNAADNIPGLTHPLSHRDSVTVGCMHFKALFTPGHTVGHMIYFLDGRAVDAPSSLFSGDLVFLSGCGRVFEGSATTMLSSLDTVASLSDXTLLWPGHEYAEDNLLFAAEVEPRNAARESKSQWVLQQRGQKLCTCPSTVGEERQYNPFLRSHCAELHLALGVEQFQDEDWTQFRARVLEELRKRKDLFNRR, from the exons ATGGCGCTTCCTGAGTCCCTGATAACGCTAGTTGCCACCGCatctttcttctgtttcttctgtTTATGTGTTCGCTACAGACGCGAAGTGCTCTGGAGAAAATTGTTGAGCAAAATAATGGCCCGCACGGAGAAGCCGTTGTTCCGAATCGC GTACACACTCTACACGAGGACCAGACTTGGCTACATGTTCTACAAGAGACAAATGAGAAAAGCTCGAGAAAATTTCCCTGCTGGACATTCCACAGCTCAGGCCATGGAGTTCAATG ATGTC GAAGTTCTCAAGGAAGAGGGAGTGACTTTAGAAGCAATACTCTGTACACACAAGCATTG GGATCACAGCGGGGgaaacaaagggttgaaaaaactTCACAGCTCATGCAGAGTTTATGGAAACGCAGCTGATAACATTCCTGGCCTCACGCA CCCTCTCTCACACAGGGACTCAGTCACAGTTGGCTGTATGCACTTTAAGGCCCTCTTCACTCCTGGACACACAGTGGGCCACATGATCTACTTCCTGGATGGCCGCGCGGTCGACGCCCCCTCCAGCCTGTTCTCTGGTGACCTGGTGTTCCTCTCGGGTTGTG GGAGGGTGTTCGAAGGCAGTGCCACAACAATGCTGTCCTCTCTGGACACAGTCGCCTCCCTAAGTG GAACTTTATTATGGCCAG GTCATGAGTATGCAGAAGACAACCTACTGTTTGCTGCTGAGGTGGAGCCTCGCAACGCTGCCAGGGAAAGCAAATCTCAGTGGGTGCTGCAGCAGCGAGGCCAGAAGCTGTGCACG TGTCCCTCCACTGTCGGAGAAGAAAGGCAGTACAATCCTTTCCTGCGCAGCCACTGTGCGGAGCTCCATCTGGCCCTGGGTGTCGAGCAGTTCCAGGATGAAGACTGGACCCAGTTCAGGGCCCGGGTGCTGGAGGAGCTGCGAAAACGCAAAGACCTCTTTAACAGGAGATAG
- the LOC116698274 gene encoding protein lifeguard 3: MTSKTDNPPPYEDALHHPKYENYPHQQQHGFPLPAPPSYSPSPGMCPGPPGYWGHESGCPQAGMWAAPGFSPSGMPTTIPTLSAGVPASNQGVMEDFLSTQWESTSVRHAFIRKVYLILTAQLAVTFSVVAVFTFVDPVRLFVIRYPGIYWASFVVYFVVYCILVCCKEPRRRFPWNLVLLGVFTVALSYMSGTISSYYETKAVLLAMGITTLVCIAVTIFCFQTKVDFTSCGGLLCIASVVLMIIGIVTAIILSFHYIPWLHMLYAAIGAIVYTLFLVYNTQLLIGNRELAISPEEYIYGALSLYIDIVHIFLFILQVSGAATD, translated from the exons ATGACGTCTAAAACTGACAATCCTCCACCCTACGAGGATGCACTTCACCATCCTAAGTATGAAAACTACCCCCACCAGCAACAACATGGCTTCCCTCTTCCAGCACCTCCATCTTACAGCCCCAGTCCGGGCATGTGCCCCGGCCCGCCTGGCTACTGGGGCCATGAGAGTGGCTGCCCGCAAGCTGGGATGTGGGCAGCCCCTGGCTTCTCTCCATCTGGGATGCCCACCACAATACCCACTTTGTCTGCTGGAGTGCCTGCATCCAACCAAG GAGTCATGGAGGATTTTTTGAGCACCCAGTGGGAAAGCACATCTGTTCGGCATGCCTTCATTCGAAAG GTTTACTTAATTTTAACAGCACAGCTTGCCGTCACCTTTTCAGTTGTTGCTGTCTTTACATTTGT TGACCCAGTGAGGCTGTTTGTCATCAGATACCCTGGCATCTACTGGGCATCTTT TGTGGTTTATTTTGTGGTTTACTGCATTCTTGTCTGCTGCAAAGAGCCGAG GAGGCGTTTCCCATGGAATCTTGTGCTGCTAGGAGTATTT ACTGTCGCCTTGTCCTACATGTCTGGAACCATTTCGAG CTATTATGAAACAAAAGCAGTGTTGCTCGCCATGGGAATAACAACATTAGTTTGTATAGCTGTCACAATCTTCTGCTTCCAAACCAAG GTGGACTTCACCTCCTGCGGGGGACTTCTCTGCATTGCTTCTGTCGTGCTCATGATCATTGGAATTGTTACGGCCATCATCCTCTCCTTCCACTAT ATCCCTTGGCTGCATATGCTCTATGCTGCAATTGGAGCCATCGTTTACACTCTG TTTTTAGTATACAACACCCAGCTTCTTATTGGAAATAGAGAGTTGGCCATCAGCCCAGAGGAGTACATCTAcggagctctctctctctacattgACATTGTTCACATCTTTCTCTTCATCCTTCAAGTCAGTGGAGCTGCTACTGATTAA